TACGGGACTGGGAAAGTACTACTGGACAAATCACTTTCTGTACGTTTCATCAATCCTTTTCTTATGAAGATTTTGTAGAAGGAATCAAACCGAGAGTCGTTGAGGAGAAGGATGTCATCTATGAGGAACAGGACGGTGTGTTCAAACTTTTATGTGAACGAGCTAGAACAAGCTCAGATTCTGATAGCTCAGATTTGCAAAAAGTATTGAATGAGTTCAAGAAAAATATTATTGAGAATGGTCCTAAAACCTTGAAAACAGACAGAGGACTTAAATTTGATGTTGATTATAGCGGTCATACTACATTTGGAATCAGACCCCACGAGTCATCGGCAGAGAACCCTAAATACCCTGCCTCTATAAAAAATATCAGATTGCTTTATGAGGGAGCACCTTTGACAAGTATTTATAATCCTTCATACGTAAAGGGTATTTTGAATCATTTGTTTGAGGAATACCACCTGATTGAGTATGAGAAAATCAAAAAGGAGGGAAAGCCACATGTTTTGATAATAGACGAGATCAATAGGGGTAATGTCTCATCAATTTTTGGAGAATTAATTACACTTATAGAGACAGATAAACGAGAACAGAATAAAGAAGAGTTAAGTACTATACTTCCTTACAGTAAGAAAGAATTTAAGGTTCCCAAAAACGTTTACATTATCGGCACCATGAACACCGCAGATCGAAGCATTGAGGCTCTGGACAGCGCGCTGCGCCGTAGGTTTGAGTTTGAAGAGATGATGCCAGATTATGAACTTATAGATGAAGTTTTGGACAGCAATGAGTTTGAAAATTTCAAATTATCTGAAATACTTCAAACTATTAATAAGCGTATTGCGGTTTTATTGGATCGCGACCATCAAATCGGTCATTCCTATTTTCTCAAACTTAAAGACTCTGAAAATCTTGAAGAAGGCTTGAGAACCATATTTGCCAAAAAAATTATTCCGCTGCTTCAAGAATATTTCTTCAACGATTATGTAAAGATTGCCATGGTTCTGGGTGAGGGCTTTTTGGAGAAAAAAGAAACTGAAAAGAATCTTTTTGCTCAGTCTGCTGAGAGCTATGCCGGCGACTACGATGAGGTAATTAGATATGAAATAAAGCAACCCGTAAAAATTGACATTAAAGAAGCCATTGAGTTATTGATGAATTAAAGCAATTGCAATGAAAAATGATCTCATACAGGTTTTTGAATATGAACGCATTGCTTACAAAGGTAGGTATGCTCATGATCAGTTTGACGAAGATCTTTATAAGGCATTTCAATCTTACCACGAACGTTTTCCAGACACGCCGTTTTTTAGCCTGACAGCTTATGGGGTTAAATTCACTCAATATGTAGGTGCAATTAGAGTAGGGAACATCACAATTGAAGTGCTTCCCAAGGCTGGAAAATCTGGCACTCACGCACAATGGCAAGGAATTCTTTTAGAGATGTTGAAGAAATGTCACTTGCTTCAAGCCAAGCAATCTGGTACCGCCAATCTAAAATTGAAAGCCAATTCAATTTTGGAATTATATTTTGAACTGTTTATTGTTGAATTGGAGCAATTAATCCATCGTGGCCTCATCAAAAAATATTATCAATCCAGCGGTCAACAACTCGCATTAAAAGGTGCATTGTTGTTCAATCAACAAATCGCCAAAAATCTAGTTCATAAAGAACGCTTCTACACTCGCCACACGATTTATTCTAAAGATCACTTGCTGCATCAAATCTTACATGAAGCCATATTTGTTATAAGCCATTTAGTCACGAGTTCTGCCTTGGTGGATCGGATAAAGCGTGTTCAAAGCTTATTTCCAGAAGTTCGTAGAGCACAGGTTAATGCAGCTACGTTTGATAAAATTCCGCTTTCGCGAAAGCATCAACCATATCAAACTTCGATTTCGATTGCTAAGCTGATTCTTCTTAATTATCGCCCAGATATCAAATCAGGCCGAAAGGATCTTCTTGCGATTATGTTTGATATGAATAAGCTGTGGGAAGAATATGTTTTGGTTTGCTTACGCAAGGAAGTTAAGGATCGATGGGCTGTGAATGGTCAGAGAAAGAAGTCTTTTTGGTATGCAGAAGCTGGTTATTCCAAATCAATCAAACCAGATATTTTGTTAACCAATGGCGATACTTCCATTATCATTGATACGAAGTGGAAAATTATAGATGATGGCAGACCGAGCGACAATGATCTTAAACAGATGTATGTGTACAATCACTATTGGGATTGTGATCATAGTTTTTTGGTTTATCCAAGATCCTTTTCTGCTAATGGAATCTCAGGACGCTTTTCAAATACCAAAAATTCAAAAGATAAAGGCTGCGAGATGATTTTTCTTGACGTCCATCATGAAGGTCGATTGAATCAATCCATAGGTAATGATTTGATTGAAGAGATCAAAAGTACCGTAGAATCCATTCATTTTTAACTCTTAAAAATTCCCATACAGTTTAACATTGTACACTTTTCAACTTAGTACAGCCCAGAACTGTACAATCCTGTACACTTTTAATTGGTACATTTTCTAAAACTGTACGGTAAAAACTGTACAAACTTTTCTTGTACAAACTTATTCTTTGTACAAATCAACCTTGTACAGCTTTGTACAAACACTTCGTGTACAATTTTAAACTTTTTACAGATTTACCTTGTACAATCCTGTACCCACTTTTTTCGTAACGATCTGAAATCAGTACAGTTTAAAATGTTACAAAGCTGTCACAGATGGCTCTGTCCCATATTGAATTTGTGACAGAAGGATTTGTGACAAGATAAATTGCATCGCTAGGTTTATTTCTAATCGCTTTAACGCGCTTTATCGCTCTATTAACACTCAGCAGTATGTGCAGGCTCTAATTTTGTCTGAAATAAATAGAGGGTTGTATGAGACAGCTCACTAAATCGAAAAAAACAACATTATGAACGTATTATTTGTACTGACATCACACGATAAACTGGGAGACACCGGCAAGAAAACCGGGTTTTGGGTGGAAGAATTCGCTGGGCCTTATTACACCTTAAAAGACAAAGGGGTAAATATCACCCTCGCCACACCAGAAGGTGGAAAGGCGCCCATAGATCCTTCCAGTACCACAGAAGATGCCTCAACCGAGTCCACCGAGCGCTATGATAACGATCTAGAAGCTCAAGAACGCATCGCTAACACGACCAAACTTTCTGAGGTGAAAGCAGCGGATTATGACGCGGTGTTCTATCCAGGTGGTCACGGTCCGCTATGGGATCTATCGCAAGACAAAACTTCCATCGCGCTGATCGAGTCATTTAATCAGGCTCAAAAGCCTATAGGTTTTGTATGTCACGCACCAGCAGCCCTCAAAAATGTAAAGGGTACTGATGGCGCACCACTGGTAAAAGGTAAAAAAGTAACTGGATTCGCTAACACCGAGGAGCAAGCCGTGGACCTGGTAGACGTGGTGCCTTTTCTCGTAGAAGACATGCTCAAGGAAAACGGCGGTGACTACTCAAAAGTAGCTGACTGGGATGAGTATGCCTTGCAGGATGGCAATCTAATCACGGGACAAAATCCAGCTTCTTCTAATAAAGTAGCTGAAATGCTCTACGATTCTTTGAAAAAATAACTAGAACCCGATTAAATATGACGCCTGATCTTTCGCGAGATCGGGCGTTTTTTTATCCCCTAAGATGATGCTCATTTAAAGTTTAATATTATTCATGCTCAGGTGAGTTTATTATTACACGCTTTCGCGAAAGCGAGAAATGAATAGCTTATAAGAAATTTAAAAATCCTACCATGGAAAATTTTTGCATTACCATTTCCAAAACGTGTTTAGAATTTATTTTAAAGAAATGGAATACAGAAAGAACAAACAGATCCAAGCGACTCAAGTAAAGTCGAAAAGATTTACCATAATACGATAGCATGAAACTTATTTACATCTACGACGCCCTCTGCGGCTGGTGCTATGGCTTCTCGCCCGTAATCCATGAGTTTGTAGCTACTAACAAATTAGATTGTGAGGTGCTGTCTGGGGGGATGATCACGGGAAATAGGGTCGGGCCTATCGGTGAGGTCGCTGGATATATAAAGACCGCTTACAAAGATGTGGAAGAGCGTAGTACGGTGCGATTTGGTAAAGACTTTTTGAACGGCACGCTGGAGGAGGGGAGTGCCGTATTCACGTCTATTCCTGCTGCGATTGCCATGGCTGTTTTTAAAAACGTTATGCCTAAACACCTGCTGGATTATGCCAGCGAGATACAAAGAGCCATCTATCATCAGGGTAAACCACCAGCAGATCATGCCACATATGCCAATATCGTGATCAAATACGGCATCGAGCCCAACAGTTTTAAGGAATTGATGAGTAAAACTGAATATTTTGATCAGGCTCAAGATGAATTTGACCACGTTGCTCAACTAGGCGTTTCTGGTTTTCCAACTTTGATGCTAGAAAAAGATGATGAGCTCTTTGTCATTGCAAAAGGTTACTTGCCAGTGCAACAACTGCAAGCAAATTTTGAGCGGACACTAAATATGTAATTTATGAGTGCATGATGTTATGTCAAGCGCTCCCGGCACGTTTCTGGACGAGAAAGGTTACATATCTCGATTTTAAAACGATCTCGCTCTGATAAAATCAGGAAACGTTTGCCCATGGCCGCTGAGCGGAGCCGAAGCGCAAGCTGGCTGACACCAACTACATACGAAGCTCATTTTTTAACTAAAACAGGCTCAAAATTTAACCAAAAAAATGATGTTTAATACTTATTGTGGATGCACTTTTACCATGTTTTAAAAGTCATAATACCATGGCAAACAAACCTAAAAAGCAGGCTAAAAATTTTGGCAAGCCAGCAGCTTCAAAAGCTCAGGCTCCTACTGCAAAGAAGGCTCCTAAGAAATAATCTTAGTACCAGCCTCACGTCAAGTCAAGGACTTGACAAGCAATGTCTAACAATCACAGCCACTCGCAAGGGTGGCTTTTTTATTGGTCTCAGGACAGGGTATAAAACCCTGCAATTTCATTGCAGTACTTTAGTTATGCGAAAAAATCTATACATTGGTCATTATGGGATCAGCACAGAGAAAAGGCTCGCATACTGTAACTCGTCTCACCTGTCATATAGTATGGTCAACGAAATATAGGTATAAGGTTTTGGAGGGCGACATCAAGATTCGCTGTCGTGCTCTCTTGATACAGATCTGTGAATCTGAAAGTGTAGCGATACTGAAGGGTGTGGTCAGCTCAGATCACGTCCATATGCATGTTGAGTACCCGCCAAAGTTGCCAATCAGTATTTTAGTAAAAAACCTTAAGGGTCGGTCATCACGGAAGCTGCAACAGGAGTTTCCAAAATTGAAGAAGCGTTATTGGGGGAACCACTTTTGGGCAACCGGCTACGGAGCATGGAGCAGTGGCAACATAACGGATGAAATGGTCAACAACTATCTGGAACACCACCGCAAGGAGAATGACAACGATAATTCCAACTTCATATTGGAGTAGTCAGAGCAAGGACTTTCAGTCCTGTGTCAAAAACCCCTGCACTTGAGTGCAGGGTGGTTTAGTGACAATTTTTAATTGATTTGGATCTGCTATAAACTCCAATAAGCGCAGTAATTTGTAAGATTTGATTTGATAATTGTTTTACTTGTTCGGTCGGACTTCGAGAACCTCAGTCCTCGCGATCTATTGTTCTTGAGCCCTGAGGCTCTCGAAGGGCAAATCAGTAGACGAATCTTACCGTTAACTAACTTGTTGCCGACTTTAGACTGTCTCGAGCTTTTCGAAAGACTTGAGCTGACATTAGGTGGGTTCATAAAACCGTTCCCTAATAACTTAGTAAATTGATAATTGTTTTTATTGTTCGGTCGGACTTTTAGAACCTCAGTCGTCGCGATCTATGGTTCTTGAGCCCTGAGGCTCTCGAAGGGCGAATCAGTAGACGATTGTTATCCGTTAACCAACTTGTTGCCGACTTTAGACTGTCTCGAGTTTGTCGAGAGACTTGAGCTAACATTAGGTGGGTACTTAAAACCGTTCCCTAACAAATTAGTAAATTGATAATTTTTTTATTGGCTTGATCGGACTTCGAGAACCTCAGTCTTCGCGCTCTATTGTTCTTGAGCTCTGAGGCTCTCAAAGGGTGAATCAGTAGAAGATTCTTATCCGTTAACTAACTTATTCCCAACTTTAGACCGTCTCGAGCTC
This genomic interval from Nonlabens spongiae contains the following:
- a CDS encoding DsbA family protein, coding for MKLIYIYDALCGWCYGFSPVIHEFVATNKLDCEVLSGGMITGNRVGPIGEVAGYIKTAYKDVEERSTVRFGKDFLNGTLEEGSAVFTSIPAAIAMAVFKNVMPKHLLDYASEIQRAIYHQGKPPADHATYANIVIKYGIEPNSFKELMSKTEYFDQAQDEFDHVAQLGVSGFPTLMLEKDDELFVIAKGYLPVQQLQANFERTLNM
- a CDS encoding type 1 glutamine amidotransferase domain-containing protein encodes the protein MNVLFVLTSHDKLGDTGKKTGFWVEEFAGPYYTLKDKGVNITLATPEGGKAPIDPSSTTEDASTESTERYDNDLEAQERIANTTKLSEVKAADYDAVFYPGGHGPLWDLSQDKTSIALIESFNQAQKPIGFVCHAPAALKNVKGTDGAPLVKGKKVTGFANTEEQAVDLVDVVPFLVEDMLKENGGDYSKVADWDEYALQDGNLITGQNPASSNKVAEMLYDSLKK
- the tnpA gene encoding IS200/IS605 family transposase, which gives rise to MGSAQRKGSHTVTRLTCHIVWSTKYRYKVLEGDIKIRCRALLIQICESESVAILKGVVSSDHVHMHVEYPPKLPISILVKNLKGRSSRKLQQEFPKLKKRYWGNHFWATGYGAWSSGNITDEMVNNYLEHHRKENDNDNSNFILE
- a CDS encoding McrC family protein, which translates into the protein MKNDLIQVFEYERIAYKGRYAHDQFDEDLYKAFQSYHERFPDTPFFSLTAYGVKFTQYVGAIRVGNITIEVLPKAGKSGTHAQWQGILLEMLKKCHLLQAKQSGTANLKLKANSILELYFELFIVELEQLIHRGLIKKYYQSSGQQLALKGALLFNQQIAKNLVHKERFYTRHTIYSKDHLLHQILHEAIFVISHLVTSSALVDRIKRVQSLFPEVRRAQVNAATFDKIPLSRKHQPYQTSISIAKLILLNYRPDIKSGRKDLLAIMFDMNKLWEEYVLVCLRKEVKDRWAVNGQRKKSFWYAEAGYSKSIKPDILLTNGDTSIIIDTKWKIIDDGRPSDNDLKQMYVYNHYWDCDHSFLVYPRSFSANGISGRFSNTKNSKDKGCEMIFLDVHHEGRLNQSIGNDLIEEIKSTVESIHF